The Methanobacterium bryantii genome includes the window CCGTACCTGTATTCAATAGGGTGAATTGCCATGTGTATCTCTCTAGTCTAAAATTTTTTAATTAAGTTGATACTGTAAAACGTAGTGCTATACAGATTACTCCTAGTAGTGCACTTCCAATTATGACCTGTTCTGGTGTTAATTTAGGTCCTCTTGTTTCTTCTTCGAAATACCTTACAAGGCCGGCTCCACTTGGTGGGAGACTTTTTTTATCTTTTTTTGCCATAAAATCACCGATTAGCTTTATTTATATTATGAAAATTAATTCTAATTTGATATTAAATATATCATTAAATTAATTTAAATGTTATATATCCTATAAATTTAGGGATATAAATATTTAAGAAATATTCTAATTTTTTCTTAAATAGTTTCAATAAAACATTACCATACTTTTTTATAAAGCTATATAAAAGTTATTTGAGATATTGCTCCTTTCTTTTGTATAATAATTAGTATTAGATGTTTATTTTTAATCGCATGCCTTTGTTTATAATCTATTTGTAATTCCGCGTTTTTATATGGTGATTTATCATAAATTCCATTTAAGTGGAGATCATCGATTTCTTCGGTAGGGGTATGCTTGATAGTAATGAATAATAACTATAACACTGTCCTTTGATTTATTATGATTTTTTAATATGGTTTAAGAAAAAACAAAAACATTTATAAACAATAACCGACAGTTATCCTAAATTATGACCAGTGGTTTTATAAAATATTTACCATTGGTTATAAATTACCTAAAGTTTAGGAGGTTGAGGAAAACCTATGGTTTTTCGAACTTTCGAAAATCTGTCAAATCTTAAAAAAATCTTTGATTTTTCATGTTGAAAAATGCAAAGCATGCAAACACTTCGTGTTCGCTGCTACAAAATCGAAGCTTACAAACTTCTGGTTTGTTCATTCGAAAGCAGAGCTTCGGTGCCCCGAAAATCTGTGATTTTCGAGAGCTCCAAACCCGAAGGGTTTGAGAGATTTTGTAAATATCTTTCTAACTTTGATTTGACGTTTGCGAAACTTGTTTCGCAACTGCAAAAATTTAAATTTTTGCACGCCACAAAAATCAAAGATTTTTGTAGACTTCGATTTTCGAATGCCCGAACATTTATGTTTGGTGGCCTAAAATCAAAGAATTTGGAGGTAATAATATGAAATTTGGTATAGAATTTGTTCCAAATGAACCTATAAGCAAAATAGTTAAATTAGTCAAATTAGCTGAAGATGTAGGTTTTGAATACGCGTGGATTACAGACCACTACAACAACAAGAACGTGTACGAAACCCTGGCATTACTTGCCGAAGGAACTGAAACCATCAAAATGGGTCCTGGTGTAACCAACCCATATGTAAGAAGCCCAGCAATAACTGCTTCTGCAATTACAACACTTGATGAACTTTCAAACG containing:
- a CDS encoding preprotein translocase subunit Sec61beta, translating into MAKKDKKSLPPSGAGLVRYFEEETRGPKLTPEQVIIGSALLGVICIALRFTVST
- a CDS encoding LLM class flavin-dependent oxidoreductase, which encodes MKFGIEFVPNEPISKIVKLVKLAEDVGFEYAWITDHYNNKNVYETLALLAEGTETIKMGPGVTNPYVRSPAITASAITTLDELSNGRATLGIGPGDKATFDALGIEWTKPVSTIKSAITMMETLMAGKKTDSGAQLGGTKAVQEKIPIYMGAQGPMMLKTAGEVS